From the Pectobacterium carotovorum genome, one window contains:
- a CDS encoding 4-aminobutyrate--2-oxoglutarate transaminase has product MKNSELNQRRLAATPRGVGVMCDFYAERAENSTLWDVEGREFIDFAAGIAVLNTGHRHPKIVAAVREQLERFTHTAYQIVPYGSYVTLAERINALAPIDGAAKTTFFTTGAEAVENAVKIARAYTKRPGVIAFNAAFHGRTLLTMTLTGKVAPYSTGFGPFPGSIFHALYPNEKQGITVEQALESVERLMHTDIAADQVAAILLEPVQGEGGFNVAPPAFISGLRKLCDEHGILLIADEVQTGFARTGKLFAMEYYAEKADLITMAKSLGGGFPISGVVGRADVMDAPSPGGLGGTYAGNPLSVASALAVLDVIEEEKLCQRAQRLGAALVETLEKIKAQCPALVAIRAQGSMVAAEFNDPHTGKPSAEITRQFQKSALEAGLLLLTCGVHGNVIRFLYPLTVPDDQFSKALSILTRVLTR; this is encoded by the coding sequence ATGAAGAATAGCGAACTGAATCAACGCCGTCTGGCCGCCACGCCGCGTGGTGTGGGCGTCATGTGTGATTTCTATGCCGAGCGTGCGGAAAACAGCACCCTGTGGGATGTTGAAGGACGGGAGTTTATCGATTTTGCCGCTGGGATTGCGGTACTGAACACCGGCCACCGCCACCCGAAGATTGTCGCGGCGGTGCGCGAGCAGTTGGAGCGCTTTACCCACACGGCCTACCAGATTGTGCCTTACGGCAGTTATGTCACGTTGGCCGAGCGCATCAACGCGCTGGCACCCATTGACGGTGCGGCAAAAACGACGTTCTTTACCACCGGAGCCGAAGCGGTGGAGAACGCGGTGAAAATCGCTCGTGCATACACCAAGCGCCCGGGTGTGATCGCCTTCAACGCGGCGTTCCATGGCCGCACGCTGCTGACGATGACGCTGACGGGCAAAGTGGCACCGTATTCCACAGGGTTCGGCCCGTTCCCCGGTTCCATTTTTCATGCGCTTTATCCGAATGAGAAGCAAGGCATCACCGTTGAACAGGCGTTGGAAAGCGTCGAACGTCTGATGCATACCGACATCGCTGCCGATCAGGTGGCCGCCATTCTGCTGGAGCCGGTACAGGGAGAAGGCGGCTTCAATGTTGCGCCACCGGCCTTCATTAGCGGGCTGCGTAAGCTGTGTGATGAGCATGGCATTCTGCTGATTGCTGATGAAGTGCAAACGGGTTTTGCCCGTACCGGTAAGCTGTTTGCGATGGAGTATTACGCGGAGAAAGCGGATCTGATTACTATGGCGAAGAGCCTGGGCGGCGGTTTCCCGATCTCAGGCGTTGTCGGTCGCGCTGACGTCATGGACGCACCATCACCGGGCGGGCTGGGCGGCACCTATGCGGGGAACCCGCTATCGGTGGCCTCCGCGCTGGCGGTATTGGATGTGATTGAAGAAGAGAAATTGTGCCAGCGGGCACAGCGTCTGGGGGCCGCGCTGGTGGAAACGCTGGAGAAAATCAAAGCGCAGTGTCCGGCACTGGTAGCGATTCGTGCACAGGGGTCGATGGTGGCGGCAGAATTTAACGACCCGCACACGGGTAAACCCTCGGCAGAAATTACCCGTCAATTTCAGAAAAGCGCGTTGGAAGCCGGTCTGCTGCTGCTGACCTGCGGCGTGCATGGCAACGTGATTCGTTTCCTGTATCCGTTAACGGTGCCTGACGATCAGTTCAGCAAGGCCTTGAGCATCCTGACGCGCGTATTAACACGATAG
- a CDS encoding NAD-dependent succinate-semialdehyde dehydrogenase gives MQLKQLLKQQALFRQHCLINGEWQDSQNGERLNVTNPATGEVLGSVPLVTVSQTEQAIAAAEQALVEWRKKTGKERAALLQAWARLIMDNQDDLAALLTAEQGKPLAEAKGEIAYATSFIDWFAEEAKRIEGSVLQSPQGQQRLLVIKQPIGVCAAITPWNFPAAMITRKVGPALAAGCTMIVKPAEQTPFTALALAELAQQAGIPRGVLQVIVGDAQSVGKVLCDSPVVRKLSFTGSTEVGRILMAQSAPTVKKLSLELGGNAPFIVFDDADVDQAVKGILASKFRNSGQTCVCANRIYVQDGIYPTLVERLVEEVRKLNVGDGTQPGVTQGPLIDADAVSKVEQHIADALSHGATLLLGGKRHELGGTFFTPTIVGGVTREMRFAREETFGPVAPLFRFSDEAEAIAMANDTEFGLAAYVYTRDAVRQWTVPEALDYGMVGVNTGLISNEVAPFGGVKQSGLGREGSRFGIEDYLEMKYLCVDLSR, from the coding sequence ATGCAACTGAAACAGTTACTGAAACAACAAGCCTTATTCCGTCAACACTGCCTGATTAACGGCGAGTGGCAAGACAGCCAAAACGGTGAACGTCTGAACGTCACCAATCCGGCGACGGGCGAGGTGCTGGGGTCGGTGCCGCTGGTGACGGTGTCACAAACTGAACAGGCGATTGCCGCGGCTGAACAGGCGCTGGTTGAATGGCGTAAGAAGACAGGAAAAGAACGTGCCGCGTTGTTGCAGGCGTGGGCGCGCCTGATTATGGACAATCAGGATGACCTGGCTGCGTTGCTGACGGCGGAACAGGGAAAACCGCTGGCGGAAGCCAAGGGCGAAATCGCCTATGCGACCAGCTTCATTGATTGGTTTGCGGAAGAAGCCAAGCGTATTGAGGGCAGCGTGCTGCAATCACCACAGGGGCAACAGCGCCTGCTGGTCATTAAACAGCCTATCGGCGTGTGTGCGGCGATTACGCCGTGGAATTTCCCGGCGGCGATGATCACCCGTAAAGTCGGTCCTGCGCTGGCGGCAGGCTGCACAATGATCGTCAAACCCGCCGAGCAAACGCCGTTTACCGCGCTGGCGCTGGCGGAATTGGCGCAGCAGGCGGGTATTCCGCGCGGCGTGTTGCAAGTCATCGTCGGCGATGCGCAATCAGTCGGTAAGGTGCTGTGCGATAGTCCGGTGGTACGCAAACTGAGCTTTACCGGTTCCACGGAAGTGGGCCGCATTCTGATGGCGCAGAGCGCGCCAACGGTGAAAAAGCTGTCGCTGGAGCTGGGTGGCAACGCGCCGTTTATTGTCTTCGATGATGCCGATGTGGATCAGGCGGTAAAAGGCATTCTGGCCTCGAAGTTCCGCAACAGTGGGCAGACCTGCGTTTGCGCTAACCGAATCTACGTGCAGGACGGGATTTATCCGACGCTGGTCGAACGACTGGTTGAGGAAGTGCGCAAGTTGAATGTCGGCGATGGTACGCAACCGGGCGTGACGCAGGGGCCGCTGATTGATGCCGATGCGGTCAGCAAGGTTGAACAACACATTGCCGATGCGCTATCGCACGGGGCAACGCTGCTGTTAGGTGGGAAACGTCATGAGCTGGGCGGTACGTTCTTCACGCCAACCATCGTCGGTGGGGTCACGCGCGAGATGCGCTTCGCCCGTGAAGAGACGTTCGGGCCCGTGGCGCCGCTGTTCCGTTTCAGCGATGAAGCGGAGGCGATTGCGATGGCGAACGATACCGAGTTTGGGTTGGCGGCCTACGTCTACACGCGCGATGCCGTGCGCCAGTGGACGGTGCCGGAAGCGTTGGACTACGGCATGGTCGGCGTTAATACCGGTCTGATCTCGAATGAAGTCGCGCCGTTTGGCGGAGTGAAACAGTCCGGGCTAGGGCGTGAAGGGTCACGGTTTGGTATCGAAGACTATCTGGAAATGAAATACCTCTGCGTCGATCTTTCCCGGTAG
- a CDS encoding PLP-dependent aminotransferase family protein codes for MRSLLTDLLLQRLANQQDGALNKRLYDCIRLAILDGAIAAGERLPSSRDLAQQLSLSRNTVLTAYEQLLAEGYIDARKGSGTFVTEQLPDGNMQPVSSDSAGEIREPKHELSRRGMHLLGYAGASARQWGAFMPGIPDIASFPHDLWRRIQTRLTRRVRPEQLSYSPIGGCPELQLALVDYLRVARSVECTPEQILITEGTHQAMDLLAKMLCNPGDLAWIEDPCYWGIRNVLTINGLRVAPVDVDEQGLAPPDTLSSDAVPRLICVTPSHQYPLGAVMSLARRQRLLALAQEHGCWVVEDDYDSEFRFSGSPIPALQGLQTQSPVIYIGTFSKTLYPGLRVSYMVLPPLLAQSLKTAHSELYRGGHWLTQATLAQFIREGHYAAHIRRMRLLYAKRRALLTSLIEQHLGEDYVGDNSNAGLHMLLSLPSHIDDVVLSAAILRRGVMVKPLSSYYLQPTQQRGLLLGYASVEEEQMTQAFSVIVACIQALHTRHSDA; via the coding sequence TTGCGCTCACTTCTGACCGACTTATTGCTCCAGCGTTTAGCCAACCAGCAAGACGGTGCGCTAAACAAGCGTTTGTACGACTGCATTCGGCTAGCGATTCTCGATGGCGCGATTGCCGCTGGCGAGCGCTTGCCGTCGTCGCGCGATCTGGCGCAGCAGCTATCGCTGTCACGCAATACCGTACTGACCGCTTACGAACAGCTCCTGGCAGAAGGCTATATTGATGCGCGCAAAGGAAGCGGAACCTTCGTCACGGAACAGTTGCCCGATGGCAATATGCAACCGGTGAGCAGCGACAGCGCCGGAGAAATCCGTGAACCTAAACATGAATTATCGCGCCGCGGTATGCATCTGCTGGGTTATGCCGGTGCCTCCGCCCGCCAATGGGGGGCGTTTATGCCGGGTATCCCGGATATCGCCAGCTTTCCTCACGACCTATGGCGACGCATTCAAACGCGCCTGACGCGCCGCGTGCGTCCCGAACAACTGTCCTATTCGCCGATTGGCGGCTGCCCCGAGCTGCAACTCGCCCTGGTGGATTACCTGCGCGTCGCCCGCTCCGTTGAGTGCACGCCGGAACAGATTCTGATTACTGAAGGCACCCATCAGGCGATGGATCTGCTGGCTAAAATGCTGTGCAACCCCGGCGATTTGGCGTGGATTGAAGATCCCTGCTACTGGGGGATTCGCAATGTCCTGACGATTAACGGCCTGCGCGTCGCCCCCGTTGACGTCGATGAACAGGGGCTGGCACCGCCGGATACGCTTTCGTCCGACGCCGTCCCACGTCTGATTTGCGTGACACCGTCACATCAATATCCGTTGGGCGCGGTGATGAGTCTGGCACGGCGTCAACGGCTGCTGGCACTGGCGCAGGAGCACGGCTGCTGGGTGGTGGAGGATGACTACGACAGCGAGTTCCGCTTCTCCGGCAGTCCGATCCCCGCGCTGCAAGGGCTACAGACGCAATCACCGGTGATCTACATCGGTACATTCAGCAAAACGCTCTACCCCGGCCTGCGCGTGAGTTACATGGTGCTGCCGCCGCTGCTGGCGCAGTCGCTGAAGACGGCACATTCCGAACTCTATCGCGGCGGACACTGGCTCACGCAGGCGACGCTCGCGCAGTTTATCCGCGAAGGCCACTACGCCGCGCATATCCGCCGCATGCGCCTGCTGTATGCCAAGCGCCGCGCGCTATTGACGTCCCTGATCGAACAGCATCTGGGCGAAGATTACGTCGGGGACAACAGCAACGCCGGGCTGCATATGCTGCTCAGCCTGCCTTCCCACATCGATGATGTCGTGCTGAGCGCCGCGATTTTGCGCCGTGGCGTGATGGTCAAACCGCTTTCCAGTTACTACCTGCAACCGACACAGCAGCGCGGTTTATTACTGGGCTACGCCAGCGTGGAAGAAGAGCAAATGACGCAGGCTTTTTCCGTGATTGTGGCCTGTATTCAGGCGCTACATACACGTCATTCCGACGCCTGA
- a CDS encoding SDR family oxidoreductase, protein MTVQKTLLLTGASRGIGHATVKHFHAAGWRIFTASRQNWAEECPWAEKLLNHIHLDLEDIDSLQQTLPLIKEKLGGRLDALVDNAGISPKGEGGQRLGVRDTDYATWLRVFNVNLFSCALLANGLFDELKASQGCVINVTSIAGSRVHPFAGVAYATSKAALSALTREMAFDFGPHGVRVNAIAPGEIETSILSPGTGDIIERQVPMQRLGKPEEVASLIYFLCTSGASYVNGAEIHINGGQHV, encoded by the coding sequence ATGACAGTGCAAAAAACACTCTTGCTGACCGGTGCCAGCCGGGGAATCGGGCATGCCACCGTTAAGCATTTCCACGCGGCGGGGTGGCGGATCTTTACCGCGTCGCGTCAGAACTGGGCGGAAGAGTGCCCGTGGGCGGAAAAACTGCTTAATCACATTCATCTCGATTTGGAAGATATCGACAGCCTGCAACAGACGCTGCCGCTGATTAAGGAAAAACTGGGCGGGCGGTTGGATGCGTTGGTCGATAACGCGGGGATTTCGCCAAAAGGCGAAGGCGGGCAGCGTCTGGGCGTGCGCGACACGGACTATGCGACCTGGCTGCGGGTCTTCAACGTCAATCTGTTTTCCTGTGCGCTGTTGGCAAACGGCTTGTTCGACGAGCTAAAAGCATCACAGGGTTGCGTGATTAATGTGACCTCGATTGCCGGATCGCGCGTTCATCCCTTTGCTGGCGTAGCCTATGCCACGTCAAAAGCGGCATTGTCCGCGCTGACGCGGGAAATGGCGTTTGATTTCGGCCCACACGGCGTTCGCGTGAATGCGATTGCGCCGGGGGAGATTGAAACCTCGATTCTGTCACCCGGTACGGGCGACATCATTGAACGGCAGGTGCCGATGCAGCGCTTAGGCAAGCCCGAAGAAGTAGCAAGCCTGATCTATTTTCTCTGCACCTCCGGTGCGTCTTATGTCAACGGCGCGGAAATTCACATCAACGGAGGGCAGCATGTCTGA
- a CDS encoding SDR family oxidoreductase: protein MDTPHFFDLSGKTALITGGSRGLGLQIAEALGAQGAHIILSARHADELQTAQSHLSSLGIRAEWIVADNMQDCDIERLAEEAIAKTGQIDILVNNAGTAFGSPAEDHAIADWDRVMNLNIRSLFLLTQKIGKYSMIPRRYGKIINVASLAGLQGNLPGWLEGIAYSTSKGAVVNFTRALAGEWGEFNITVNALAPGFFPSTMTQNLLNRLGVDALAQKSPLRRIGDDQDLKGAAILFASDASKYITGQILSIDGGMSAI, encoded by the coding sequence ATGGATACGCCGCACTTCTTTGATCTGTCTGGAAAAACCGCGCTCATCACTGGAGGATCGCGTGGATTAGGGCTACAAATTGCTGAAGCGCTCGGGGCACAAGGGGCTCACATTATCCTCTCGGCGCGCCACGCCGATGAATTGCAGACAGCGCAGTCACACCTCTCCTCACTGGGTATTCGTGCCGAATGGATTGTCGCCGACAATATGCAAGATTGCGACATTGAACGCCTCGCAGAGGAAGCCATCGCCAAGACAGGTCAGATAGATATTCTCGTCAACAATGCCGGTACGGCCTTCGGCTCCCCAGCGGAAGACCATGCGATTGCTGACTGGGATCGCGTCATGAACCTGAATATCCGCAGCCTGTTTTTATTAACGCAGAAAATCGGCAAATACAGCATGATCCCCCGCCGCTATGGAAAAATTATTAACGTAGCATCACTTGCTGGCTTGCAAGGCAACCTGCCCGGCTGGCTGGAGGGCATCGCTTACAGCACCAGCAAAGGTGCCGTGGTGAACTTTACCCGGGCATTAGCGGGCGAATGGGGAGAATTTAATATCACCGTCAATGCGCTCGCCCCCGGTTTTTTCCCCTCCACTATGACACAGAACTTGTTGAATCGGCTTGGCGTTGATGCACTGGCGCAAAAGTCTCCGCTGCGACGTATTGGGGATGATCAAGACTTAAAAGGCGCAGCGATCCTATTTGCCTCCGACGCCAGTAAATATATTACGGGTCAAATACTTTCTATCGATGGAGGCATGAGCGCCATATAA
- a CDS encoding ABC transporter ATP-binding protein, translated as MRNYVSFRNVQKTYDGDRLIVKNLNLDIREGEFLTLLGPSGSGKTTSLMMLAGFETPTQGEIMLRDAPLHHLPPHQRDIGMVFQNYALFPHMTVAENLAFPLSIRRLNRADIKEKVDRVLDRVKLTSLADRYPAQMSGGQQQRVALARALVFEPKLVLMDEPLGALDKQLREHMQLEIKELHQSLELTVVYVTHDQSEAMTMSNRVAVFNDGVIQQMDSPSDIYEKPENAFVAQFIGENNTLLATRAEAEGAFYRATLDDGTSLRALKVRPSSPGRKITLCIRPERIHVNATHVGDGMQQVTARIQQFIYLGDHVRMMTEVAGQPQFMVKLPASEIQPHWKAGTEVNLSWQPEHLRALDSIITH; from the coding sequence ATGAGAAATTATGTCAGCTTCAGGAATGTTCAGAAGACCTATGACGGCGACCGCCTGATCGTCAAAAACCTCAATCTGGATATCCGTGAAGGTGAATTTCTGACCCTGCTTGGGCCATCCGGCTCGGGGAAAACCACCAGTTTGATGATGCTCGCCGGGTTTGAAACCCCGACGCAGGGGGAAATTATGCTGCGTGACGCCCCGCTGCACCATCTCCCGCCGCACCAGCGCGACATCGGCATGGTGTTTCAGAACTACGCCCTGTTCCCACACATGACCGTGGCAGAGAATCTCGCCTTTCCATTGTCCATCCGTCGCCTGAACCGCGCCGATATCAAAGAGAAAGTGGATCGGGTTCTGGATCGCGTGAAGCTCACCAGCCTGGCCGATCGCTACCCCGCGCAGATGTCCGGCGGCCAACAACAGCGTGTTGCGCTGGCTCGCGCGCTGGTTTTCGAACCTAAGCTGGTGCTGATGGATGAACCGCTGGGCGCGTTGGATAAACAGCTACGTGAACATATGCAGTTGGAAATCAAAGAACTGCATCAGTCGCTGGAGCTAACCGTGGTGTACGTGACTCACGACCAGAGCGAAGCGATGACCATGTCCAACCGCGTCGCCGTGTTTAACGATGGCGTGATTCAGCAGATGGACAGCCCCAGCGATATCTACGAAAAACCGGAGAACGCTTTTGTGGCGCAGTTTATCGGCGAAAACAATACGCTGCTAGCCACGCGCGCCGAGGCCGAAGGCGCATTCTATCGGGCCACGCTGGACGACGGTACTTCGCTGCGCGCGCTGAAAGTCCGCCCCAGTTCACCAGGTCGAAAAATTACGCTCTGCATCCGCCCGGAACGCATTCACGTCAACGCAACCCATGTCGGCGACGGCATGCAGCAGGTCACCGCCCGCATTCAGCAGTTCATCTATCTGGGCGATCACGTCAGGATGATGACGGAAGTGGCAGGCCAGCCTCAGTTTATGGTGAAACTCCCCGCCAGCGAGATTCAGCCACACTGGAAAGCTGGCACCGAAGTCAATCTGTCATGGCAGCCAGAGCACCTGCGCGCGCTGGATAGCATCATTACGCATTAA
- a CDS encoding TauD/TfdA family dioxygenase: MKSCFDGWSPQVIDSEDKAAVIAHIEKYRFAIVTSEWKYNDSDFQKMSALYSLGDIYQSAFNRQEHKEGVSTSGVNQIGGLSHGTHVVFNSTSHLSLHTDGSYIPIGSIKTSILLCKQHASQGGGTVLFDSVSAFQQLRAEHPDLANILLEEQIFRRRSTGTQSGKQYAHIGPVFRPDRNGGFIGGFTLDVTADWEYSRNINPRVVEAVEYMSALAAEGSRYHLTFPLYRGQALIMRNDKISHGRHTYTDDPASPRTLLRGMFTRAPTLIA, from the coding sequence ATGAAAAGTTGCTTTGATGGATGGTCGCCACAAGTCATTGATAGTGAAGATAAGGCAGCAGTTATTGCGCATATCGAAAAATATCGGTTTGCCATCGTTACCAGCGAATGGAAATACAATGATTCCGACTTCCAAAAAATGTCGGCGCTTTATTCGCTGGGCGATATTTATCAGTCCGCCTTTAATCGTCAGGAACACAAAGAAGGGGTATCTACATCCGGAGTAAATCAGATTGGCGGGCTCTCACACGGCACACATGTCGTTTTCAATAGCACTTCACACCTTTCTCTGCATACCGATGGTTCTTACATCCCGATCGGGAGCATAAAAACGTCGATTCTGCTTTGTAAGCAGCATGCAAGTCAGGGCGGCGGAACCGTTCTGTTCGATAGCGTCTCCGCCTTTCAGCAACTTCGGGCCGAACACCCTGATTTAGCGAATATTTTGCTTGAAGAACAGATTTTCAGACGCCGTTCAACCGGCACACAGTCCGGGAAACAGTATGCCCATATCGGTCCGGTGTTTCGTCCCGATCGGAATGGCGGGTTTATTGGTGGGTTTACGCTGGATGTGACCGCCGACTGGGAGTATTCACGCAATATCAATCCGCGTGTTGTCGAAGCCGTCGAGTACATGTCAGCGCTGGCCGCTGAAGGTAGCCGCTATCACCTGACCTTCCCTCTGTATCGCGGGCAAGCCTTGATCATGCGTAACGATAAAATCTCTCACGGACGCCATACCTATACGGACGATCCCGCCTCCCCAAGAACCCTGCTGCGAGGCATGTTCACCCGCGCCCCCACCCTGATCGCATAA
- a CDS encoding ABC transporter permease — MRQQGEVVIRLWNTFFNFYGAAMLLFLIVPVLVIVPLSFNAGSFLSYPLTGFSLRWYREFFNSSEWLGALGNSLLIAPLATLLATVLGVLASVGLVRGEFRGKSLVMAVLISPMIAPVVIVAVGMFFFFAKLSLLNSYLGLVLAHAMLGVPFVVITVTAVLKNYDHNLTRAAASLGASPLLAFRKVTFPLIAPGVFSGALFAFATSFDEVIVTLFLASPRQRTLPLQMFAGIRENLDPTIAAAATMMVGAALILLIVMEILRRRSERLRSGS; from the coding sequence ATGAGACAGCAGGGTGAAGTGGTGATCCGTCTGTGGAACACGTTCTTTAATTTCTACGGGGCGGCGATGCTGTTGTTTTTGATCGTGCCTGTGCTGGTGATTGTTCCGCTCTCATTTAATGCCGGTTCGTTTCTGAGCTATCCGCTGACGGGATTTTCCCTGCGCTGGTATCGCGAGTTTTTTAACTCCAGCGAGTGGCTGGGTGCACTGGGCAACAGTCTGCTGATTGCTCCGCTAGCGACGTTGTTGGCGACGGTACTCGGCGTACTGGCCTCAGTTGGGCTGGTGCGCGGTGAGTTTCGCGGTAAATCACTGGTGATGGCGGTATTGATTTCACCGATGATTGCGCCGGTGGTGATTGTCGCGGTAGGGATGTTTTTCTTCTTTGCCAAGCTATCGCTGTTGAACAGCTATTTGGGGCTGGTATTGGCACATGCCATGCTGGGTGTGCCGTTCGTGGTAATTACGGTCACGGCGGTATTGAAGAATTACGATCACAACCTGACGCGTGCCGCCGCCAGTTTGGGTGCTTCGCCGCTGCTGGCTTTTCGTAAGGTGACGTTTCCGCTAATTGCGCCTGGCGTGTTCTCCGGTGCGCTCTTTGCCTTTGCGACGTCGTTTGATGAGGTGATCGTCACACTGTTTCTCGCCAGCCCGCGCCAGCGCACGCTACCGCTACAGATGTTTGCCGGTATCCGCGAAAATCTCGACCCGACGATCGCCGCCGCCGCCACCATGATGGTGGGCGCTGCGCTTATCCTGTTGATCGTGATGGAGATTTTACGCCGCCGTTCTGAGCGGCTACGGAGTGGGAGTTAG
- a CDS encoding ABC transporter substrate-binding protein yields the protein MSKLNNTSKAKGFFNRPVLKKIAATAFLVTMACQAQAESVTVISFGGLNKDAQDKAFYKPFAAAGKGTVEAGEYNGEMARIRAMVETGQVGWDVVEVEGPELMRGCNEGLFEPLDWSKLGDQSQFVKGAVTECGAGIFLWSTVLTYNAQKLKQAPKSWADFWNVKEYPGKRALRKSAKFTLEIALLADGVKRDDLYTVLATPEGVDRAFKKLDQIKSNIQWWESGAQPLQWLVSGDVVMTSAYNGRVAAAQKEGHDFKIVWADSIYDLDSWAIVKGSKHKALAEQFIAFANQPENQKVFAENIPYGPTHIKTTSLLTPAVAANLPTAPDNLAQALQVDTEFWIDHGEELEQRFNAWAAQ from the coding sequence ATGTCCAAACTCAACAACACATCCAAAGCGAAAGGCTTCTTCAACCGTCCGGTACTGAAGAAAATAGCGGCCACGGCTTTTCTGGTGACGATGGCCTGTCAGGCGCAGGCGGAATCCGTCACGGTGATCTCATTCGGTGGTTTGAACAAGGACGCACAGGATAAGGCATTTTACAAACCGTTCGCCGCGGCGGGTAAAGGCACGGTTGAAGCCGGTGAGTATAACGGTGAAATGGCGCGTATCCGGGCGATGGTGGAAACCGGACAGGTAGGGTGGGACGTCGTGGAAGTCGAAGGCCCTGAGCTGATGCGCGGCTGTAACGAAGGGCTGTTTGAGCCGCTGGACTGGTCAAAACTGGGCGATCAATCCCAGTTTGTTAAAGGGGCGGTCACCGAGTGCGGCGCGGGGATTTTTCTGTGGTCAACCGTGTTGACCTATAACGCGCAGAAGCTGAAGCAGGCACCGAAAAGCTGGGCCGATTTCTGGAATGTAAAAGAATATCCCGGCAAGCGTGCGTTGCGTAAAAGTGCCAAATTTACGCTGGAAATCGCGCTGTTGGCCGATGGCGTGAAGCGTGACGACCTCTATACGGTACTGGCGACGCCAGAGGGTGTCGATCGCGCCTTTAAGAAACTGGATCAGATCAAATCCAATATTCAGTGGTGGGAATCTGGCGCACAGCCGCTGCAATGGTTGGTGTCGGGCGATGTGGTGATGACCTCTGCGTATAACGGTCGTGTCGCGGCAGCGCAGAAAGAAGGGCATGACTTCAAGATCGTCTGGGCCGACAGCATTTACGATCTGGATAGCTGGGCAATCGTCAAAGGCTCCAAGCACAAAGCGCTGGCGGAACAGTTCATTGCGTTTGCCAATCAGCCGGAAAACCAAAAAGTATTCGCCGAGAACATTCCCTATGGCCCGACACACATCAAAACCACTAGTCTGTTAACGCCAGCCGTCGCCGCCAATCTGCCGACCGCACCGGATAATCTGGCACAGGCATTGCAGGTAGATACTGAGTTTTGGATCGATCACGGTGAAGAGCTGGAGCAGCGTTTTAACGCCTGGGCCGCGCAGTAA
- a CDS encoding ABC transporter permease: MSQSDVVAAVPSGGNEENSTLKQQLWLAQKAYKKRSLLLIAPLFLFIVVSFLFPITSILGKSVSNPELRDNMPQTIAAMRQWSGNDVPDEAVFRALVGDLRDARSSGKLSTITKRLGYEGAEYRTLITRTLRKLPAEGSSDIRAQLIREQPMWGELATWQTFDRAARPFTSYYLLAVFDHKVDATTQQIVPQPADQALYVDVLLRTLLMAGVVTLLCVGLGYPLAYWLAKQPSNRANLLLILVLLPFWTSLIVRTASWIVLLQSGGLINRSLMNIGVIDEPLVLVFNRIGVYISMTHILLPFFILPLYAVMKGISPNYVRAAVSLGAHPFIAFWRVYVPQTYAGVTAGALLVFMMAIGYYITPALLGGPSDQMLSYFVAFFTNTTMNWGMAAALGTQLLIIVTLLYVVYIRVTRTNAEAAAH, from the coding sequence ATGTCCCAGAGCGATGTCGTCGCCGCTGTACCTTCTGGCGGAAACGAGGAAAATTCGACCTTGAAGCAGCAACTGTGGCTAGCGCAGAAAGCTTATAAGAAGCGTTCGCTGCTGCTGATTGCGCCGCTGTTTCTGTTTATTGTGGTGAGTTTTCTCTTCCCGATCACCTCGATTTTGGGGAAAAGCGTCTCCAACCCGGAATTGCGCGACAATATGCCACAGACCATTGCTGCTATGCGGCAATGGTCGGGCAATGATGTGCCGGATGAAGCGGTCTTTCGGGCACTGGTTGGCGATCTGCGCGATGCCCGCAGCAGCGGTAAGCTGAGCACGATTACCAAACGGTTGGGGTATGAAGGGGCGGAATACCGTACGCTGATTACCCGAACATTGCGTAAGCTGCCCGCTGAGGGCAGCAGCGACATACGTGCTCAATTGATACGCGAGCAGCCGATGTGGGGGGAATTGGCGACCTGGCAAACGTTCGATCGCGCAGCGCGGCCTTTTACCAGCTATTACCTGTTGGCGGTGTTTGACCATAAAGTTGATGCCACCACGCAGCAGATTGTCCCGCAGCCTGCCGATCAGGCGCTGTATGTCGATGTGCTGCTGCGCACGCTGCTGATGGCAGGCGTGGTGACGCTACTGTGCGTGGGGCTGGGATACCCGCTGGCCTATTGGCTGGCGAAACAGCCGTCTAACCGCGCCAACCTGTTGCTGATTCTGGTGTTGCTGCCGTTCTGGACATCGCTGATCGTGCGCACCGCGAGCTGGATTGTGCTGTTACAGTCGGGTGGCTTGATTAACCGTTCGCTGATGAATATCGGTGTTATCGATGAACCGCTGGTGCTGGTGTTCAACCGTATCGGCGTCTACATCTCGATGACCCACATCCTGCTGCCATTCTTCATTTTGCCGCTGTACGCGGTGATGAAAGGCATTTCCCCGAATTACGTGCGGGCGGCCGTTTCGCTGGGGGCGCATCCGTTTATCGCCTTCTGGCGGGTTTATGTGCCGCAAACCTACGCGGGCGTGACGGCGGGAGCGCTGCTGGTCTTCATGATGGCGATTGGCTACTACATTACGCCGGCGCTGCTGGGCGGGCCGAGCGACCAGATGCTGAGCTATTTTGTCGCGTTCTTCACCAATACCACCATGAACTGGGGAATGGCCGCCGCGTTGGGGACACAACTGCTGATTATCGTGACGCTGCTGTATGTGGTGTACATCCGCGTGACGCGCACCAATGCGGAAGCCGCGGCGCACTAA